AGTCTTAAGCAATGAATAGAATCTTTCACCTTATTCAATATTTTGCACGCTGCATTCTCTTCGTTTTAAAAACCTCACAGCTGTCTTCATTTATAAACagatatatttttcatattttaattgcAAATTTTTACTTTACATTTATAATTCTTAACTTGACGCACTTCATTAAATTTAGCACAGTGTTAGTTCAGACAGGAAACAATGTCaggctcagctcacatcccagctacatcagctgatcttcaactgatggatcagctgattgatgaagggagtcagctgatagatcacatgattcctttctatgcaatcAACTgacaaatctcattcagggcgccctgtttaaactgctctggcctgcctaatgttgctgcttcctctgcaagctgctctgcaacctgcctccaccccagctcctccttttcatgctgtgtctgactcatcaatgtcatttctgtttgtcactgatgctgctctgttctgatCCTGGGggcctttgctgctgctctctctgccttaggctttccatgtaggcgcatggaagggcagagaggccccagaacagagccatatcaccaaatataatactgcaaatggaaataaagttttctttgactaaagcgTCCCTGACTGAACTTCTTTTATCTTACTATGTTTATTTACACCGTTACACAccaaaatacaaaagaaaattcTTTGTATGTGAACAACTTCTTGGCAATAAAGCTGATCCTGACTCCATCTTGCTTTGCTAACAATGCTAATCTAACTATAAATGTTAGAAAAGCTGTATAAATACCACACATTTAGTTTCCTTGATACAACCCTGATATCATTTcatagtattttattttgtattatagtAAATAATCACTACAGAGGTGACTGTCCTGTGATGTCTTATCTTTGACATTGATTTCTGTTGAATctataaaaaatattaagtgtaaccAAAAAGACAGATTTTCTTCATGGAAAAACTTTCAGAGGATGTGCATGTGCTCATTTCAGCACTGAGCACTCTTCCTTAAGCTGCACACAACCTCCAAAACAGGCCAGACTGTATATCTAAATGATCTGCTGCTCGTGCTGTGTTTCAGCTACTGCAACTTTTTGTAAAGACGAGCAAACTCTGCAGCTTTTCAGATAAAAGCTTTGGCCATGAAAACAGTAAAACTGGCAGGATATGATCAAATGAAAAAGGGCAACAGTGACACACTAACAATCAAAACTCAATCTTGTGTTTTCAACATGGAGTTTGGTTGTGAGGCTTTTACCTTTCTCTGTCCACCTCCGGGGACGTGGCCGATGTTGTCAAGAGAGCCGATCTTAGACTGAACTTTGAACTCAAGCTTCTCGTTTTTGATCTCGATATTTCCACCGCCTGATGAAAACAGGATATACAGCACCATCTTTAATAGGTTAAAGAAATACACAGAAACGTGtaaaagtttcaacatgtcGATTatgtgtttgttcttttttgttaaaTCAATAAAGAGAGAGATGACTTGAGAAGAcaatataaacaaacattaagaGGCTTATACAGTAAAAAGCTTAAGGTCAGTGGTGGGAGACATCCTTTTTATTTGGTTTTGCAGGACATCACAAACACAGACGTACCTGGCTTATGACGAATGTTGTCTTTCGATCCACATTTCGACTGAACGTTGGTTAGATCGATCTTTTTGTGCACAATCTGAACCTGTGaaggaaacaaaacagagagcagagacacacagctTTAATTTAACAGTAACACACGTCAGCGTAAACTCAGACTGCATGCAACTACAGAGAAACGACACTAGAGACTTTGCCTGTTAGTCTTCTACAAGGAAGGAAACATAGTTTAATAAAACACTACATGACACGCATGAAGACAAACTGAGTTAGATATTAAAGAATCTGTGACTGTTCTTTATAAAAGAAATGATCCAGTCCATACTCTGCATTCTTTAGCTGCTCGTGTTGACGTAGATAAGACGCCATATTTCTCATCACAGTGTCTCATCTCTCCTGTCATGGCCGATTGTGTGGTAACACAAAGCGCTCAGTCTCTGAGCTGAGGTCATCTCAGTGCTCGTCACAGCAGGCACAGTTTGGACACAGACTCTTTGTTACTGAGCAGAATCTCCCTCTGCTTTATGACACCATTAATGTCCTTCACCACGAGGGAATTAAAGatttcttttaatgcattttcttatCAGATCTTGGGACCTGAGGCACGGACGAGTTGGAGTCAAAACTGGAACACAGACAGGATTCATGCATCTTTGTTTTAGGGGCCAGTTTGGGTGCTAAAACTTTCTGATCACAGTCAAACTGACAAGCACAGATTCAACAGAGTTATCAGGCGTACAGAAGACCATGAGCATTGCATAacgctgttagcactgttagcaccaCGAGCACCAAACCAGTCAAAAGACTCCAGTTTATAGACacaaattaaacagtcagtACAGACAAAGAGAAACTACTGTGGAGCAAACAGCTCTGCAGCTTCTCTCACTTCTCTTAAATCAAGGTTGAAGACGTATCTGTTGCTGCTGCCTTTTATTACATCACATATTTACTCATGTCTTGCACTGTCATTTGTGTTATTCAAAtacttttattgattttaaccGCACTGCAACTTAATTCTTGTAtttttatctttgcacctcttgcttttgctatttttaataGTGATTTTTTCAAGTAAAGGTCCTGCACTGACAGtattacttaagtaaaaaattttaaaaaagcagacGTATTTAAGGGGAAACTCTAATTAATGTAGCGagcaaaaagtacaatatttaaatttaataaaatacagaaaagtaagttaaatgtgtatttaaagTACTGGAGTGACTGGTCACGTTGCAGCGCTGCTCTGTGGTTTGGTGCTGCTCTGTGGTTTGGTGCTGCTCTGTGGTTTGGTGCTGCTCTGTGGTTTGGTGCTGCTCTGTGGTTTGATGTTGCTCTGTGGTTTGGTGCTGCTCTGTGGTTTGATGTTGCTCTGTGGTTTGATGCTGCTCTGGTCGTCAGTATGAAATGCTCAGGCCTGTGTATTAATGATAAACCTGTTAATAGGAGGTGTTAACAGTGCTGGAGTATCGAGGTCAGAAGGGTTGAACACACACAGGAGGTTTTTCGTGCACGCTGACATCCTGCTGCTTTGTGAGGATGCATTCAGGAGAAGCAACAAGAAGGAGGGTTTTTGGCAACAGCTGCATACCTGCAGCTTGCCACGGGCCAAATCCCTTATCTACTCACATTGCCACCACCGGGtacatgttttatattatcTTTGGAGCCACATCGGGACTGCACATTGCTTAAGTCCAGCTTCTTATCAAGAATTTGTACCTGGAAAGTTGATATAAAAGACGGTTATCCTGGAGGAAGCATCAGCAGCAGAGCTGCGAGTGAGGACCAGTGCTGGAGAGGAAATTAGATGGTGCAGGGACCAGTTAGAGGCTCGGGGGAGCGAGGCCTAACAGGGAACGTGACTGATTAAAGAGGACGGGGAGGGACTTGTGTGATGATCTTAACTGCAGAGATACTCAAGACTCTCCAGATGAGGAGATTCCTCCTCACTTCACCACCTGCGGGTCCATGTTTGACACTGTCTTCAGACTGCACAGCACTATAATCCCCCGTCAGGTCAAGTGTTTCAGAGGTTTTTAAACTGTGAGCTGTGACAGGTCACGCTCTGATGACACTTTAAACCCGTTAGCTCCAGATTAGTGTCAGAAGTTTCAACACAGACACAtaatacacacatttttagATTCAGCATGACTTGCACTTTTTTAAGGACATTATTATCTTCAGTGTCAATCATGACTACACATCCATAAATCAGCTTagaaatgattaaaaacacactcGTTATAACTGCAGAACCTGCCTGAGAATCATCATCATTTTAGGTTTTCTTCAGTATCAGACTAGCCGGGTGATAGTTACCTGTACGTTCATGAGTGCACTGCACACAGGAGCTGCTAATAGCTGATTCTGCATACATCAATAATGCCAATTTGCAAAACTCTCACTCATCTCTGGGTCATAGCTCAATCAGATCTGAACACACAGAtttaatacatatatttttagacTCAAACTTTCTGAGGACATCGTTGTTGTTTTCGATGTCTGTCAGTAAAAAATGTCCATAAATCTGTTTAGAAAAAGACAGTCCTTAACTGcacaacatttttatgttttctttgccACCAAAGTAATCCAGTAACTGTTGTCTGTGCATCCATTAGCACGCTGCAAACAggagctgctaacagccacatCAGCACACTTTCAATAGTGTCAATTTGCAAAACTCTATCTCCTACGCTGAGTCATAACTCCATCAAATCTGagcacagacatgacacatacatttttagtttcAACGTGAGTCACACTTCCTGAGAACATCATTTGTCTCCGGCGTCCAACATGAACAAACGTCCATGAATCAGCTTCGAAAAAAGGACAATCCTGAACTGCAGAActtcatcatcatgtttttagGTTTTCTTCAGCTCCAACGAATTCCAGTAACAGTTGTCTGGACATGTGCGAGTAGACTACAAACAGGAGCTGCTACGAGCTAATTCAGCACGCTTTTATTGACGTCACTTTGCCGAGATGTCAACAAATTAATGCTAAAGAGACGAGGTTAGATATTTGTGTTGAAACACACAGCCACAGTGTCAGAGTTTAAAAACCCCAGAAGTATTTACACCTGGAGGAATTAAAGCCCACTCTCCATTTGAGGGTTGGTTTTGATGATCATAACTGCAGAGACACTCAAAGCTGGTGTTGAGTTCATCCCTTAAGTTACTCACATTGCCGCCACCAGGTACATGTTTCACATTGTCTTTGGAGCCACACTTAGACTGGACATTACTATAGTCCACCTTCAGGTCAAGGATTTTAACCTGGAAATGTGCAGAGGTAAGGGGAGGAGACCGTTACGCTGTGACACTACTGTAATTACAGGAAGCCTTCTGTTAATAAGAAAAATTAGCGTTGAAGAGATGATTGCACCAAAAATGAAGTAGCTTTACtgtatttataaaaagatacaGTTCACTATCTGAAGAGGACTGACATGATGCATTGTTGAATTGTGAACTTTCCTCTACTTGTGTCAGAGGCATCATTTACGTGAGCTCAGAAGGAAATACAAATTAGGAAAATGACATCAGAAGTCAAACACAAGACTCCTCACCTTGCCTCCACCAGGCGTGTGCTTTATGTTGTCTTTAGATCCACAACGAGCTTGGACGTTGGCCAAGTCCAGCTTCTTATCGAGGATTTGGACCTGCAAAGTGCgggaagacaaataaaactcCTGATCAGAACAGCCTCAGCAGGAAGGGATCAGACCCAGAGGAGGAAATAAGATATTAGAGGGATGAAGACTCAAGACATATTAGGATTCATTTCATTAAAGATGACATCCATaactttttatgtttgtgttattgctgTTTCAGCTGTTACTGCTGCGGATATTAgtgcataaaaatataaatactgtgCAAAATGTGACACTTCAGGTGCACAGCTCTGCTTTAAGATGTTACTGAGACCCAACAAGCTGTGTTTTAAATCAGAGGAATACTGGAATCTCCAAACTGGTTTTCTGTCCTTCATCACACACAAATGACCAAATGAGTCATATAATAACTGATAAAATGTTAGACGCAGTGGGCTTTTGGTTAAAGCTGAGGTAGGCAGTTTAATTATGGCATCACTGGGCAGAAATCCCATTATAAACTTTGTGCATGTTGTAATTCATGTAGTCTGAGAGAAAACTTCTGCACTTCCTCTCGGCTAGACGGCAGattttggccaatcacaggtcactTTACAGAGAGGGggcattcctattggctgtgCTACAAATGCACACGCACATGCTCGTCCCTTCGGTGAAAGCCTGATGCAATGGTGTATAATcttgcagagaaagttgctattccagcatttgCAACAATTGCCTACACTCCTCTtggagttagctgctaacagatACTTCGGTGGCACGCATAACACACCACCAAACGTCACACCAGTCCTGTCCTGCCAGCCGTCCACTTTACACAGATGTCAATCTGGCGCTGTTTCTATCTCTGATATTAAAGGttagacaactctgtcccccttATTCTGCGATCATACCTTTAATACAGAACTGCGAGGTGCAAAATGtccaccttgaacaggctgtGTGAAAGGGTTGGACGATAAATTAAGTAAAACACGTGTCAATATCAGTTTTTTGGAGATGGAGAATCAGTGCGTCCTCCACCCCACTCCCAGCTGCTGCAGACCACCTCGCCAGGAGGACAGCAGGCAGCAGTTTGAGAGATGGACCTTAGGTTGGCGGCTGTAGTGGTTTGAACTGGGGCAGTGCAACCCCCCCAGCAacgggtctaacctgtgtaacggcagcaacagaaagtttgctgatcccaCGTGGAGTTGGGGTTGTGTAATTCTGGCTAAAGCCTCGAGTGACATTGTgttctctgtctcactcaccGCTGCTACAGAGAgatggaccccaagccagcagCCACAGCAACCCAAATCAAGCCAGCGCAAACCCCAGCTGCTGTGAGCCAGACCACTTTGAGTCCCTGCTGGATCAGcagactttctgttgctgctgttacacaggttagactcGGTACTGGGGGCTTGCGCTGACCCGGATCAAGCCACTACAGTCGTCAACCTCAGGTCCATCTCCCAAGTTGGTGAAGACTCTGAGTCATCCAAGTCATGGTAATCTTGGCCGTTGGCATCACATGTGAGACGCTGACCCACCGGCCATCATGTGTGTCTGAAGGTCAGAGCTCTGACCCCAacaactctgtaagggttcacacccacacagagtttaaagcctgtgactgaagaagcctcttggatgagaggtgaaacgtcttcaagaaacttaAGCAAGTCTagttgcctacgatacagcACTTAAGATTGTTGCACTCAAGTTGCTGCTTGCTCTCCTCGAGGCAAAGAAGCACGTAGTGGCGGGCAGTGAGGCGGAGGGacggtggctaatgttagctagctaattcatTTGTGCTTTGataaacagagaggaagagcagggcaaggaggggctgagcaCATGGagacactgggttactgtatgaagtgtgCGTATGGCTgtggtcatctggtgggaggggcttaggacagagagggaggagctgcaggaggagggcgtgttttcaaattctgctgtttaattCCAGATtgctgcctaccccagctttaaatgCACCGGAGCTTTCAGTAAACTAAGAGCTAGGCCATCTTCTTTTCATGGTTTATAAAAATGgagagcaaaaataaaaagagcactttcttttttgtttttaccaaaCGTTGGTTCTGATGATCATAACTGCAGAGATACTCAAGAGTCTGGTGTTGAGTTCATCCCTCAGTTACTCACATTGCCGCCACCAGGTACATGTTTCACATTGTCTTTGGAGCCACACTTAGACTGGACATTACTATAGTCCACCTTCTGATCAAGGATTTGTACCTGAAAAAATGAAAACGTCAGCTTTTAGATTTCTGAGTGGAGACGATGGTTTGACACATGAGTTGTGAAGCCTGAGAGAAAATGGAGGCTACTGATTCAGAGACAGCTGTTAGCTCGTGTTGTGTAACATGCAGGTCAAGGTGATATCAtgtcagagaagaagagagggggCCACTACAAACTGttcctctcatttcctgtcGGACCAAACACAGAAATCGCTGTATTCAGTGATGAAtatttgtctctgttttcatctcttcttctctttaaTCTATCTGACATTTAAACGTCAGGAACATAAAAACTCTTTAAGTTAAATGATCTGATTTTGGTCCATAAATATCACAAGATTTCTCTCAATTTCAGCAGTAAGACATCAAACACGTGACTGCAGCCTCCACAGAATTAGAACAAAGACTTGGCAGAGATTTTAATGCAAAAatggaccacacacacacacacacacacacacacacactggcacacacacacttaaagcaCACTGTCCTATCTATCAGACAGCACTTGAAACATCAGAAGGCAGATTGGAGTTTGATTGGCTGATTCAAATATCAGTGGGTGGAGCCAATTTTGAAACCTTTAATTGACGAAGCAGATCCAGAGTCAAAAGTAAAGAGGTCACGTGTCACTATGGATGGCGTCACGTACACACACAGCATGATGCACATGCAACACACATTCCTGCTGCCAGCTTCATGCTATTCTGGTGTCCCACATGTAATGTAGTATGATCaacatcaacttttatatcacggtGTACCTTGAGTCTGGAATATGGCTGCAACCATAGCGCAGTGCTTTCAACTGTTGTGCAGAAGAAGTGCAGCCCTAGTTGTATTAATGTCATGTGTCTTTTATCAGGTAACGTCAAACACTGTGAGCTGTCTGATGATAAGTGAGAGGTGATGTTGAGTGTCAGTAGACGTCTGGATCTGCCCGTCAATGTTCAGTCTTTCTACTAAGATTCTTTCTGCCTCTGAAGCTGGAACTAAACCTCCACCCTGCAGACTACAGCCGAGGCTCGGCCTTCATGCAGTATGAGGTGCACCAACAGCTGGAGTCCCAGTCAGGTTACCTTTCCACCTCCCGGCTGGTGTTTGATGTTGTCTGTGGAGCCGATCTTGGACCTGACGTGCTTCAGGTCCGGCATGGGCGCCGCAGCAGCCAGGGGGGCCGGCGAGCGGGTCTTCAGCGAGCCCGGGGATTTGGGTGTAGAACGCACCACCGCGACCTTCTTCACTTTGCTGGCCTCGGCCGCCGCCTTCGCAGACAGCGCTTGGCTAGCGGGAGATTTTGGAGTGCCAGGGCTGCTCTGTCCACTCTTATCTTAAGCAATCAGAGAAGTGACGGGTCAGAGGTTTTAGACACGTCAAACAGTGAaaggaaaataataaatgaaaataaaagactAGGAGCTCTGGTGACTAGGAGCTGACCAAGTTTGATCCAGGACTGGATCAGACT
The nucleotide sequence above comes from Epinephelus lanceolatus isolate andai-2023 chromosome 21, ASM4190304v1, whole genome shotgun sequence. Encoded proteins:
- the mapta gene encoding uncharacterized protein mapta isoform X24; protein product: MDYVNNTSNSYSSGDTMSSSLANMTINDQHHQENGVQMGHRSPGDAKMKDDDAALSENGVKPVSELCEDAVKPAETSAEDGAAGAEVSELLCEDEGQLAAAGGAAPTAQAKMDNGSADKSGAGAKSQTPAAKTARTAAQPASAKKPPTPKNDKDKSGQSSPGTPKSPASQALSAKAAAEASKVKKVAVVRSTPKSPGSLKTRSPAPLAAAAPMPDLKHVRSKIGSTDNIKHQPGGGKVQILDQKVDYSNVQSKCGSKDNVKHVPGGGNVQILDKKLDLANVQARCGSKDNIKHTPGGGKVQILDKKLDLSNVQSRCGSKDNIKHVPGGGNVQIVHKKIDLTNVQSKCGSKDNIRHKPGGGNIEIKNEKLEFKVQSKIGSLDNIGHVPGGGQRKIESHKLSFRETAKARTDHGAEIVSLEDSPHQLSTVSSSGSINMTDSPQLSTLADQVSASLAKQGL
- the mapta gene encoding uncharacterized protein mapta isoform X18 encodes the protein MGTLCSCVRARKMTKDATVKIAESVEEMDAAGQVVPDLRLAMDYVNNTSNSYSSGDTMSSSLANMTINDQHHQENGVQMGHRSPGDAKMKDDDAALSENGVKPVSELCEDAVKPAAAGGAAPTAQAKMDNGSADKSGAGAKSQTPAAKTARTAAQPASAKKPPTPKNDKDKSGQSSPGTPKSPASQALSAKAAAEASKVKKVAVVRSTPKSPGSLKTRSPAPLAAAAPMPDLKHVRSKIGSTDNIKHQPGGGKVQILDQKVDYSNVQSKCGSKDNVKHVPGGGNVQILDKKLDLANVQARCGSKDNIKHTPGGGKVQILDKKLDLSNVQSRCGSKDNIKHVPGGGNVQIVHKKIDLTNVQSKCGSKDNIRHKPGGGNIEIKNEKLEFKVQSKIGSLDNIGHVPGGGQRKIESHKLSFRETAKARTDHGAEIVSLEDSPHQLSTVSSSGSINMTDSPQLSTLADQVSASLAKQGL
- the mapta gene encoding uncharacterized protein mapta isoform X29, whose protein sequence is MGTLCSCVRARKMTKDATVKIAESVEEMDAAGQVVPDLRLAMDYVNNTSNSYSSGDTMSSSLANMTINDQHHQENGVQMGHRSPGDAKMKAAAGGAAPTAQAKMDNGSADKSGAGAKSQTPAAKTARTAAQPASAKKPPTPKNDKDKSGQSSPGTPKSPASQALSAKAAAEASKVKKVAVVRSTPKSPGSLKTRSPAPLAAAAPMPDLKHVRSKIGSTDNIKHQPGGGKVQILDQKVDYSNVQSKCGSKDNVKHVPGGGNVQILDKKLDLANVQARCGSKDNIKHTPGGGKVQILDKKLDLSNVQSRCGSKDNIKHVPGGGNVQIVHKKIDLTNVQSKCGSKDNIRHKPGGGNIEIKNEKLEFKVQSKIGSLDNIGHVPGGGQRKIESHKLSFRETAKARTDHGAEIVSLEDSPHQLSTVSSSGSINMTDSPQLSTLADQVSASLAKQGL
- the mapta gene encoding uncharacterized protein mapta isoform X30 → MGTLCSCVRARKMTKDATVKIAESVEEMDAAGQVVPDLRLAMDYVNNTSNSYSSGDTMSSSLANMTINDQHHQENGVQMGHRSPGDAKMKAAGGAAPTAQAKMDNGSADKSGAGAKSQTPAAKTARTAAQPASAKKPPTPKNDKDKSGQSSPGTPKSPASQALSAKAAAEASKVKKVAVVRSTPKSPGSLKTRSPAPLAAAAPMPDLKHVRSKIGSTDNIKHQPGGGKVQILDQKVDYSNVQSKCGSKDNVKHVPGGGNVQILDKKLDLANVQARCGSKDNIKHTPGGGKVQILDKKLDLSNVQSRCGSKDNIKHVPGGGNVQIVHKKIDLTNVQSKCGSKDNIRHKPGGGNIEIKNEKLEFKVQSKIGSLDNIGHVPGGGQRKIESHKLSFRETAKARTDHGAEIVSLEDSPHQLSTVSSSGSINMTDSPQLSTLADQVSASLAKQGL
- the mapta gene encoding uncharacterized protein mapta isoform X23 produces the protein MGTLCSCVRARKMTKDATVKIAESVEEMDAAGQVVPDLRLAMDYVNNTSNSYSSGDTMSSSLANMTINDQHHQENGVQMGHRSPGDAKMKDDDAALSENGVKPVSELCEDAVKPAAGGAAPTAQAKMDNGSADKSGAGAKSQTPAAKTARTAAQPDKSGQSSPGTPKSPASQALSAKAAAEASKVKKVAVVRSTPKSPGSLKTRSPAPLAAAAPMPDLKHVRSKIGSTDNIKHQPGGGKVQILDQKVDYSNVQSKCGSKDNVKHVPGGGNVQILDKKLDLANVQARCGSKDNIKHTPGGGKVQILDKKLDLSNVQSRCGSKDNIKHVPGGGNVQIVHKKIDLTNVQSKCGSKDNIRHKPGGGNIEIKNEKLEFKVQSKIGSLDNIGHVPGGGQRKIESHKLSFRETAKARTDHGAEIVSLEDSPHQLSTVSSSGSINMTDSPQLSTLADQVSASLAKQGL
- the mapta gene encoding uncharacterized protein mapta isoform X34, which gives rise to MGTLCSCVRARKMTKDATVKIAESVEEMDAAGQVVPDLRLAMDYVNNTSNSYSSGDTMSSSLANMTINDQHHQENGVQMGHRSPGDAKMKAAAGGAAPTAQAKMDNGSADKSGAGAKSQTPAAKTARTAAQPDKSGQSSPGTPKSPASQALSAKAAAEASKVKKVAVVRSTPKSPGSLKTRSPAPLAAAAPMPDLKHVRSKIGSTDNIKHQPGGGKVQILDQKVDYSNVQSKCGSKDNVKHVPGGGNVQILDKKLDLANVQARCGSKDNIKHTPGGGKVQILDKKLDLSNVQSRCGSKDNIKHVPGGGNVQIVHKKIDLTNVQSKCGSKDNIRHKPGGGNIEIKNEKLEFKVQSKIGSLDNIGHVPGGGQRKIESHKLSFRETAKARTDHGAEIVSLEDSPHQLSTVSSSGSINMTDSPQLSTLADQVSASLAKQGL
- the mapta gene encoding uncharacterized protein mapta isoform X31 — encoded protein: MDYVNNTSNSYSSGDTMSSSLANMTINDQHHQENGVQMGHRSPGDAKMKDDDAALSENGVKPVSELCEDAVKPAETSAEDGAAGAEVSELLCEDEGQLAAAGGAAPTAQAKMDNGSADKSGAGAKSQTPAAKTARTAAQPDKSGQSSPGTPKSPASQALSAKAAAEASKVKKVAVVRSTPKSPGSLKTRSPAPLAAAAPMPDLKHVRSKIGSTDNIKHQPGGGKVQILDQKVDYSNVQSKCGSKDNVKHVPGGGNVQILDKKLDLANVQARCGSKDNIKHTPGGGKVQILDKKLDLSNVQSRCGSKDNIKHVPGGGNVQIVHKKIDLTNVQSKCGSKDNIRHKPGGGNIEIKNEKLEFKVQSKIGSLDNIGHVPGGGQRKIESHKLSFRETAKARTDHGAEIVSLEDSPHQLSTVSSSGSINMTDSPQLSTLADQVSASLAKQGL
- the mapta gene encoding uncharacterized protein mapta isoform X35, with the protein product MGTLCSCVRARKMTKDATVKIAESVEEMDAAGQVVPDLRLAMDYVNNTSNSYSSGDTMSSSLANMTINDQHHQENGVQMGHRSPGDAKMKAAGGAAPTAQAKMDNGSADKSGAGAKSQTPAAKTARTAAQPDKSGQSSPGTPKSPASQALSAKAAAEASKVKKVAVVRSTPKSPGSLKTRSPAPLAAAAPMPDLKHVRSKIGSTDNIKHQPGGGKVQILDQKVDYSNVQSKCGSKDNVKHVPGGGNVQILDKKLDLANVQARCGSKDNIKHTPGGGKVQILDKKLDLSNVQSRCGSKDNIKHVPGGGNVQIVHKKIDLTNVQSKCGSKDNIRHKPGGGNIEIKNEKLEFKVQSKIGSLDNIGHVPGGGQRKIESHKLSFRETAKARTDHGAEIVSLEDSPHQLSTVSSSGSINMTDSPQLSTLADQVSASLAKQGL
- the mapta gene encoding microtubule-associated protein tau isoform X38, with product MDYVNNTSNSYSSGDTMSSSLANMTINDQHHQENGVQMGHRSPGDAKMKDDDAALSENGVKPVSELCEDAVKPAETSAEDGAAGAEVSELLCEDEGQLAAAGGAAPTAQAKMDNGSADKSGAGAKSQTPAAKTARTAAQPDKSGQSSPGTPKSPASQALSAKAAAEASKVKKVAVVRSTPKSPGSLKTRSPAPLAAAAPMPDLKHVRSKIGSTDNIKHQPGGGKVQILDQKVDYSNVQSKCGSKDNVKHVPGGGNVQILDKKLDLANVQARCGSKDNIKHTPGGGKVQIVHKKIDLTNVQSKCGSKDNIRHKPGGGNIEIKNEKLEFKVQSKIGSLDNIGHVPGGGQRKIESHKLSFRETAKARTDHGAEIVSLEDSPHQLSTVSSSGSINMTDSPQLSTLADQVSASLAKQGL
- the mapta gene encoding uncharacterized protein mapta isoform X26, coding for MDYVNNTSNSYSSGDTMSSSLANMTINDQHHQENGVQMGHRSPGDAKMKAAAGGAAPTAQAKMDNGSADKIQTATEPTSSLKRPSVVTKGNKTHASSRNGPSAIPIKTGSTGPRLPGSGAGAKSQTPAAKTARTAAQPASAKKPPTPKNDKDKSGQSSPGTPKSPASQALSAKAAAEASKVKKVAVVRSTPKSPGSLKTRSPAPLAAAAPMPDLKHVRSKIGSTDNIKHQPGGGKVQILDQKVDYSNVQSKCGSKDNVKHVPGGGNVQILDKKLDLANVQARCGSKDNIKHTPGGGKVQILDKKLDLSNVQSRCGSKDNIKHVPGGGNVQIVHKKIDLTNVQSKCGSKDNIRHKPGGGNIEIKNEKLEFKVQSKIGSLDNIGHVPGGGQRKIESHKLSFRETAKARTDHGAEIVSLEDSPHQLSTVSSSGSINMTDSPQLSTLADQVSASLAKQGL
- the mapta gene encoding uncharacterized protein mapta isoform X25, with product MDYVNNTSNSYSSGDTMSSSLANMTINDQHHQENGVQMGHRSPGDAKMKDDDAALSENGVKPVSELCEDAVKPAETSAEDGAAGAEVSELLCEDEGQLAAGGAAPTAQAKMDNGSADKSGAGAKSQTPAAKTARTAAQPASAKKPPTPKNDKDKSGQSSPGTPKSPASQALSAKAAAEASKVKKVAVVRSTPKSPGSLKTRSPAPLAAAAPMPDLKHVRSKIGSTDNIKHQPGGGKVQILDQKVDYSNVQSKCGSKDNVKHVPGGGNVQILDKKLDLANVQARCGSKDNIKHTPGGGKVQILDKKLDLSNVQSRCGSKDNIKHVPGGGNVQIVHKKIDLTNVQSKCGSKDNIRHKPGGGNIEIKNEKLEFKVQSKIGSLDNIGHVPGGGQRKIESHKLSFRETAKARTDHGAEIVSLEDSPHQLSTVSSSGSINMTDSPQLSTLADQVSASLAKQGL
- the mapta gene encoding uncharacterized protein mapta isoform X22; protein product: MGTLCSCVRARKMTKDATVKIAESVEEMDAAGQVVPDLRLAMDYVNNTSNSYSSGDTMSSSLANMTINDQHHQENGVQMGHRSPGDAKMKDDDAALSENGVKPVSELCEDAVKPAAAGGAAPTAQAKMDNGSADKSGAGAKSQTPAAKTARTAAQPDKSGQSSPGTPKSPASQALSAKAAAEASKVKKVAVVRSTPKSPGSLKTRSPAPLAAAAPMPDLKHVRSKIGSTDNIKHQPGGGKVQILDQKVDYSNVQSKCGSKDNVKHVPGGGNVQILDKKLDLANVQARCGSKDNIKHTPGGGKVQILDKKLDLSNVQSRCGSKDNIKHVPGGGNVQIVHKKIDLTNVQSKCGSKDNIRHKPGGGNIEIKNEKLEFKVQSKIGSLDNIGHVPGGGQRKIESHKLSFRETAKARTDHGAEIVSLEDSPHQLSTVSSSGSINMTDSPQLSTLADQVSASLAKQGL